The following nucleotide sequence is from Juglans microcarpa x Juglans regia isolate MS1-56 chromosome 6D, Jm3101_v1.0, whole genome shotgun sequence.
actTTTAGatgcaatatttaaaattaattacgtTATTAACTACATAACTACAacaatatatattgaaaattctACAAGCGTGAAATACAAAGATTATaatgaaatttcaaaatgaaGATCATGTCCATCCCCACCCATCAATTCATTGTTAGTTTTATTGACTGATCAGCAATACCACGCATGCAAGCGTAAACAACACGTCAGCAtgtaataaaaatcattaaaaaatatgtttatcccCTAGACATGATATTTGCCCAAGCAAGAAAGTTATATCACTTATTATGCTCTTTTATTGCACATTTATAATTCGATGATGCTGActgtaattttttcattaaacaattatatatatatatatatatatatatatcatgattaactataattttgtaaaaacctattctaattatattatttgtaactTGGAATTTAGAAAATCCATTAATTAATTGCAAGTACAatctaaattttcaattttttaatgttctttGTGCATGTTTAAGATTgtagtaaaaaatataacttataacttggCTTACAACTTATAAAGTAATAAGTTTtgttattaaaaagttatttattattttataactatatgtttaaaatacATTCAAACATGTTTCATTTAcgtagaaacaaattaaaaaagtatttttttttatataaaaatgactattatttgaatttttaaaaattataatcatatttttaaaaatttaaaaattataattatcttaaaattgtatagatatttttgtaaattaacagtcattttaaaatttaaattacgtTCTGAATTATTTAGAAAAGTATATttaaagaaaagttaaaaatattttttaaattatttgagattaaaaatattttaatacgaaacatttaaataatttaatttttctattaaaatttttttaaaattatttaaacattttttaaaacttctgCTCCAAGCCACAAACAGACCCTTCGTATTGGGCCCTCGTCATCATCCTCATCCATAattcttctattattttaattatatacgTGTACGTGTCCTTATTTTAATGCCATCACTATCCAAAAGGTACTGAGTCTCTTCAGATTTTGGATGACATTGGGGGATGATTTGTCCACTGACAAAACTCCACATAAGCAGTAGGCCCCACTGTCACACAGAGTACACTGGGGCCCACCACCATTTCATCCCTAATCTATGCCTTTGGGTTGGGCATTCACGCTCTATTTGAGATTCTGAttgtgattttcttaatttcGTCGTGGGGTATGTATGTTTTGGGATACCCAAGCACCACCATCTTGGGGGGCCCCACGTTTGCATCCATTTCACATTTGCCGTATCCTCAGATACACCAAGAAGGTGGTAAGGACACATTTTTCTCGTATTTTGATAAGTTTGGTAGATTTGTCAGGAAAATTTACAGGAGTtggattaatttgaaaaaaaaaaaaattacacaatctTCTAGATTGAACCAATACTTCCAATGTAGCTTTCCTGTCAAAGTCCCCATCTTTCGGGTTACTTCCCAAACATAATCCAACCATGGATTCCAGGGAATTTTCTTCGATGTGATCCAGACAGGTATCCTTGTCACCTTCGAACAGTTCTAATTGGgcattatctttttcttttgcaagaCAATATTAATGTTATCAGTTGGGTGACCTTGACCAAAACATACAATGAGTGGAGGCGGCTAGAACCTCTCCCCAATCAACTTGTCCCATATCATTAGGCCTACTTTTCTTAAAAGAGCAATATCTGAATTGGAAGGGCAATTAAATTTGGATTGTAATTGAATATGCCTAATTCGTGGAGACTAAGCAAGGATGTGTGTGAGAtctcttatcttttaaaattcattgtttttccatccattttcttttccaacatgtggtggaagaaattttaagattatgcaaatgcaacaTATTATTTACTCGATTAAATCAATGACTCTTGTATCTCAAATCATCTTTTTTACACCGACGATAGAGCGTGACtcctaaaaattatttacaccTAAAGGTTCAGACTTTAGACCTAAGAGAGCATTTACTACCAAGACCAAATCCTTGCaacttctatttaaaaaaacacacaccAAAGCTCTTACCTCTTGAGCCAACCCACAAGGTTATCCAATCCAATTTTAATGCAATGAAAGAACAAGaaactcaacatccaaaatgGATAGGCATCGAACAAAGCACTAGGTTATTCCTTGTCACATAAGGACAGGCCAGAAGGGTCCATCGCACCATTGACGGTGAAGATTTTATATAGGAGTATATAAAATGCTGATAGATTTGAATGTGGTGTTAAATCGGGTTTAATCTCTTGAAAAAATACACATAGTAAATACAGGATTGCTGCTTCATTTCACTGACAGAACAAATGCAAATGTATACTTCAATGTCTGCCTATATACTGCCCTTGGATGTGTTTTTAAcctaaaaatgaataattccCTAAACTATTATACCTTTAGTCCATTCATTTTTGCAAATTCATGATTCTATAcctcaaatttcaaatatgtaATCCAATGATGTGTGTCTGTTAGGCTCCAGTGACAGTACCTGGAGTAGAAAGAATTTGATGGCATTatcctattcttttttaaatgtcaATTTACATGACCGTGATAGCAAGATTAAATTCGAGTGGATATAACAATATCATGTGTGTATGAAGAATGCTAAGCACCTGTTGGCTACAGTACTTCTAGGCTTAGCAATCCCTCAGGCTCAGCATATTGCTGCACATAAACTGAATTACTACAAGATGCAAGGCCTTTGGATGCTCCTCTCTCTAGATGCTCAAGGTAATCCATCACAACAGGATCAGTCCAAGGAGCCCCGCGCAGAGCTTCAACACCCGCAACCCACCCCAGATGGCCACCTTTGGGTGTAATAATCAACAAACAGTTTGGATTTTCCTGTAACAACAGCAATCAGTATACTTAATACATACAAGATTACAAGATAGTTCGGGAGACAGgaagtcaaaagtaaagtcgATAAACAAATTTGACCACTAGGAGCAAATTGCACCTTGAGAGATCAACACAATTTGAAAATAAGGGAGGGAAACAACTGTATGGATCAAGAAACTAAGGAGCAACAAACGAACCTTGATTTCTTCCCGAGGAATTCCCACAGATGGACAAATCGGATCATTTGCTGCCTGCAAACCCATTCACACGTAAATCTATAGCACATGCTGCAGTTCACCAAATGATTCTCAAACATTCCAATAACTCACGCCTtccattttcaaatataaaaagcaaGCCATAACAGTTCAAAGACTAGCATTTTGAATCTCCTTCCTTATCCTTCACTCATTAGTATGTATTTCCAGGCATTACATGTGGCCCAGTAAAATAACATATAAGTGCTATGAGTTACATGTGGCCCAGTAGAAGAAACAGCTCCATGTTGTTAGGCCTTATCATTACTCTAGCTGATAAGAGAGTTCTAAACCAAACGGTATGTAAGCTAGTACTAGAGATATGGATATCAGCTGTAAGGGGGCAGGCCAATTTGGCAATTGGCACTCAAGAccctttttttcccccttttttctATATAGTAAAGGGAGAATTTGATGCCCGGTAGTGTATTATGCATGCGCTTCAAGACACTAGTCCTGCTGCAAACTTTGAAGATTGCGCAATAAGATAACATATGAAACGAGTACAGAGGTCCCTTACGTtgacatatttttgttgtttcaaAAGGCATCTCCACCTTCCACATCCTTATGATTTTGCTATTATAATTGGCCCATGATCCTTGGATCAAAGGATATATCCTCATCATATAATGTTAAAGGTGGACGGTGAGATCACGGGTTCAATCTCATTTGGTACACAAGTTTTAAGAATTTATTTGCAATTTTACCAGaatacattataattttttacagaaCGCATTTGTAGAccaaaaaatgtcaaaatagcaaagctatataataattgtatgaGGTGTTTAATCTCATATATACagtttaatattataagttagGATTATGAAATATAGTTTAGAAGTGCGTGATATGAGGGAAAAGTTACCTGGATACAGAGCAAAGGTATGCGAACATGTTCTATTGAGTCTGAACTGCTAGAATTGTAGTAGTAGTCATCCACTGACTTGAAACCAAATGAAACTGCAAcgttaaaaaaaatggagattaTATCcctaaatgaataattattctCATGTACAAAAGACACATTAACATTGTAACATCTCAAAGGAAAATCCAAGTGACATCAAGCTCATATTTCAAAAGTACACAAGGTCACAATTGGAACCCTTTAGAGAATGCCTCCCTCCCAAATAATGTCACAAGCAATATGGAATCCCATTTTTACCCCATTCTTCTACTTCGTATACTAAATTTGGAGTATGACACACCTACCACGAGTTAGTCCTTCGTCAAACTCCCTAAGAGTCTTCGCATTGGCAGCCAATGGGATATTATATTCACCACCCATGTCTTCAAAGAGAAGAGCATGCCtataaaaaccaaaattttcagCTGATACTTCAAGCAAACATAGAAATCAACCTCATGCAATCTCACGTGTAAATAAGTAGCAAGAACAAAGGATTACTTCTTAAAAATTTCACGGCGAGCACGTGCAAGAGCTTTGTCATAGACAATGTTAAAGCCCTTACGAAGGTTCTGATCTGTAAGGAGACCATTGAAAGGATTACACAATGATACAGCACCAGAAAGGGGGCAAGTATGAGATTCCTGCAAGTAACACGTAACAAAAGTACAAATGAACCAGGAGAAGAATTGAGTATAGtggaaaaaagaaaccaaaaaaacaatCAGAACAAGAGaccaataaaatataatattcctCTCCCCGAAGATGCACGCTCTAGCAGCGACGTCATTCAAGGTCAAATGAGAGTATAAATTGGCTTAAATTAAAGACTTTAATCAAACACCCCTTGTCATGGCCCAGTCCAAGAGCCCAACTCAACCCTTTGAAAGCCCAAACCTGGCCCAGCCAGGAAAAGAAATGGATAAGAGGAAAAGATCAAAACGTGCCTTTTGACTTTCTTCCCCAAAAGGTCTCAAGGTCAAAAGAGGCATATGTGTCTTGTTTAGACTTTAGCACCATTTGTATTCGAAATTTacatcaattcatctcatcttattattacaatttttctaaattaccatataaaatataataaacaattcaattttttcaaatcttaaaataatattaatattaaaaaataatattctaataatattttattaactcatctaaaaccatctcaactcatctcaaatgaGTTCTATGAGTTTAATTTAGTTTTCCTGAAAGGCTATCTATCAATGTTTCTCTTTGTGCCATGGGGTACTTCGATTAGGACctatatgatattttttcagaaataagaaataaaccaTGCGGTATGAGTTAATTAGGAAGACACCCCAcgttaattttttccttttatcagCATTAACTGAAAACATATGGCAGTCTCTAaaactgcaattttttttttttaaaataacattaaaaaaggtACATcaatttttatagtaaaaaagagtttgtattttaaaaaataaaaaccgttaaaaaaaaaaaaaggccatcTCATGGTGGCCAAAGCTCGACCACCACAAGGATCACCAAATTTGACCTAACCTTGGTGGTTGCAACCACGTTTTTTTTCATaacagttttattattttaaatataaaaactcttttttattataaaattcatgcatcacttttcaaaaatttaatttcatatttttatttttcaaaaaagtttcCACTTAGCAGTTTCACATATTACCATACAGCGTGCTTTGATCAGTAATATTGATGGAGGGAGAAATTAACCGAGggatttttttctaatcaactCACACTACATACATGAGGTTAGAACAAAGAATAGTATAGGATCCTAAATCTAAACATAACATAGCATAGGGGATgtttaaacaaaattttcaaagttaaaACTCAAAATCTAGCTTATGACATTTAACAAAGTTCCCGAAATACAAATTCTTGTGACATTTTAGATTGCAAGTTCAACACAGATTGACCTATGATCTAACAGAGAATGCCAGAATAGCCTTAGGTAGAGCATATGGAGATAAATGTTGTGTGTATTCCCCCTGGCTATCCAGACTTGAGGCATTGATGAACTGAGTAGAGCAGAAAATAACTGCATTTTACATTGAAACAATCTAGCctaatattattgttatcaCATTTGCAAAATTAAAAGCAGTAAAGCCTTCAAAGACAAAACATTAGCATTTATCAATAAGTCATTAATCATGGATGCAATACGagttaaagaaagaaaaaacaattgatACAAGAATATAAAACTTATTGAGAGCACTTAGCTATACACCAGGTATATGGACATTAacgtggtaaaaaaaaaaaaaaaaaaaacagacagaACCAAAAACAAGGTAACAGTTTAATGCATGATTATTATACCTGACCCAAATATTGAACGAGAATGTTGGCCCCAAGTGACCAACCAACAGCATATAAATTAGCTTTTGGAAACCGAGTCGCAACATGCTCCACTACTTCACGCATATCTCCTAAAAAGGAAGCTGAATAGAACTGCACCAACATTATAAGATCAATAGCATATACCTCGGAAGAAACTAGAAAGAAACTTCTCAGGATTCGAATgtttttataatctgacaaataTGTTGTCCAGGACTCCGGGCCATAGTTGGACAAGGTCAGGGCCAAAAAAGCCATGGAACAATCTTCAAGCTAAAAGTAAGTACCTGAGGAGTGGTGACAGGGCTATTTCCACAACCTCGGCTATTGAAGACGACCACACGCCAACCTTTGCTTCTGGCTCTAACCAACATGTGCCTCACGTACGCGTCCCCACTCCCTCCGGCTAAACCTGGCTGAGACCGTCCATTATTAGCACAGTATAAATACTCGGTTAGTAGGAACCGAAACCAAATAGAACATAGAAATAGCGAGTAGAAAGGACGGAACCAGCAAAATGAGGATCGGAGAGTCACGCGGCAAGTAACGATCGTCACCGGACACCCAATCGAGGGCGACGGTGCCGCTATCTTCGGTACGGAGGCACTCACGGTGGAGCCTGACGTCAGGGACGGACCGAAAGAAGGCGGCGAAGAGGGTCTCCACGTGGCCGTTCCATCCGATCACAGGAAACGGATTGTACGGAAGGGCCAGGGTCTTCAGATCCTGGAGTATCGAGTCGCGATGTCGGCCACCGCCGACGATCTCGAGAGACGGATGAATGTACCCGCGACTCGTCATGGTGTCGGAGGTGGTGCTGCTGACGTGAACGGAGGAGATTTTGCGAGGAGTGGTTATTGTAACTGGGGAGAGTAGTTGGGTTGGTTTGGCTGTGATTGGTCGAAGATGGAGGTGGCGGCAGGGGGTGAGAGGGGGAGCTCTTGCCATGAATTGGCTGCTTTGTCTGCTTTGTGCCTTTTTTTGTTCTGGTTTTTTAGGCGGGAGAGAAGGTGATTGGATGATAGAACAATAAGAAAGCAGAAGGGTTAGGATCAATGTGAAGGGACGTTGCTTTAAACGTGAAACGAGTGCGCTTTGAAAACCGTGTGTGAACTGAAAATAGAAGCCAGTCAGTCAAATCCATGATGGCATGCGCGATCCATCCATCGTTGAAAACGTTTAATTAGGCCAAATCGCACCGACAGAATATTAAAAATGCTTAATatacttaataaaaattattattgatacgttgaaaattataaattttaaaatttaaattttaaattaaaattaataaaataaatagtagaagtgtaagtaaaattataaatacttatAATATCACTCGTCTATTAATTGAGTTTGATTATATTAATTGAGTTTGAATTGAATGAATATATACCATTCCAACTCGATTTCACAGTATAACTCAATGCTGACAACATACGAATCTAACaaacataaaatcaaattaaattaaaatatacagaATTAGATGAGTCTATTGGCAATGGTAGGGACTCTGTTAATGGGTCTAACGATTATgtaataaaaggataaaaaaaaaaccaccgaAATTTAGAGCACTTGgatgaagaaattcattttttaaaagttcgTAATCAATCTGTCTATAAACCAAAACATGGTGACTAGTTtagtatttaacttttttttcatgaaatttttCAATGGACGACATTGTGTCTTAGATATGCTGTCCAGGTGAGAGGTAGCATGCAAGCaagtaaaacaaaagataattaacctcACTATACTAAATATTTAGTTCCTTCATTTCTGTAAATTCAGTTTGTACATCCAGCATTTTGACTAATATAATAATCCAAAGATGAACAAACAATATGAAACTGGAAAAGAATTGGATGACATAGTCTTATTAAAGAAATACCAAGAGGACATGGTCTTAATCCAATGATATTTCTTCATTGACCACAAGCATCATCGCAAGAGGATGTATCAATTGATCAACAAATGAATAAATGCCAACCACTCTGCCGGCTACACTTCTAGCCTGTGAAAGCCTTCTGTACATCGCTAGTTTGCTGCAAATCTACTGAAGATGCAAGGCCTTTAGATACTCCTCTCTCTAGATGCTCAAGGAAATCCATTACAACAGGATCAGTCCAAGGAGCCCCAAGCGGAGCTCCCACACCAGCGACCCATCCTAGATGGCCACCCTGGGGCGTCACTATCAACAAACAGTTCGGATTTTCCTACAACAGTAGCAATggatatatttcataataataattaaaaaaaaaaaaaaaaaaaagaggaaacgAAGAGGAGAAAACCGATACAACAATTGAATTCGCAACAGTGGGAAAGCCCAGAACCTGGTTAGGTTCATATGATGAAGGGAAATATCAATCAAGTCAAACTTTTCAAAAGAACTAACCCATAAACAGGTAGAGATGTGTGTTTTTAGCAAATAACAAGGTGGTAGTCCTGGTTCTTAACTCATGACATTTCAAACCACAGCAAAAgtctattttttgtcattttatccCATTGTTATATAGCTCCTCTAGAGCTAAACCATGATTCATTGGGGGACTCAAATGCAGCAAACTGTGAaatgttataagaaaaattg
It contains:
- the LOC121234938 gene encoding embryogenesis-associated protein EMB8-like isoform X2, with translation MLVRARSKGWRVVVFNSRGCGNSPVTTPQFYSASFLGDMREVVEHVATRFPKANLYAVGWSLGANILVQYLGQESHTCPLSGAVSLCNPFNGLLTDQNLRKGFNIVYDKALARARREIFKKHALLFEDMGGEYNIPLAANAKTLREFDEGLTRVSFGFKSVDDYYYNSSSSDSIEHVRIPLLCIQAANDPICPSVGIPREEIKENPNCLLIITPKGGHLGWVAGVEALRGAPWTDPVVMDYLEHLERGASKGLASCSNSVYVQQYAEPEGLLSLEVL
- the LOC121234938 gene encoding embryogenesis-associated protein EMB8-like isoform X1, whose protein sequence is MARAPPLTPCRHLHLRPITAKPTQLLSPVTITTPRKISSVHVSSTTSDTMTSRGYIHPSLEIVGGGRHRDSILQDLKTLALPYNPFPVIGWNGHVETLFAAFFRSVPDVRLHRECLRTEDSGTVALDWVSGDDRYLPRDSPILILLPGLAGGSGDAYVRHMLVRARSKGWRVVVFNSRGCGNSPVTTPQFYSASFLGDMREVVEHVATRFPKANLYAVGWSLGANILVQYLGQESHTCPLSGAVSLCNPFNGLLTDQNLRKGFNIVYDKALARARREIFKKHALLFEDMGGEYNIPLAANAKTLREFDEGLTRVSFGFKSVDDYYYNSSSSDSIEHVRIPLLCIQAANDPICPSVGIPREEIKENPNCLLIITPKGGHLGWVAGVEALRGAPWTDPVVMDYLEHLERGASKGLASCSNSVYVQQYAEPEGLLSLEVL